A genomic stretch from Desertifilum tharense IPPAS B-1220 includes:
- a CDS encoding GntR family transcriptional regulator produces MVQFHIQPDSDIPASTQLFNQIRFAIASRQFPPGHRLPSTRALAMQTGLHRNTISKVYRQLEDTGFVEALAGSGIYVRKQGDEAGTKTRSPLFEQYPQARSIVQGSLNELLKQGCTLSEARELFLSEIDWRLRCSARVLVTAPTQDIGVGELMAKELEQALQTPLQLVPLEELSHILDQTRSGTVVTSRYFIAEAEAIAAPKSVRVIPVDIYDYGKEIDLVKNLPKGTCLGIVSLSSGILRATEVIIYSLRGDDLLVMTAQITDQYKLNAMVRSAQVIVTDPVSFPVVKAAVSAGREDIIRPPQIICSDNYIGTKSINHLKRELGLE; encoded by the coding sequence ATGGTTCAATTTCATATTCAGCCGGATAGTGATATCCCTGCATCTACACAATTATTTAATCAGATCCGGTTTGCGATCGCCTCTCGGCAGTTTCCGCCGGGTCATCGACTTCCGAGTACCCGTGCTTTGGCGATGCAAACGGGTTTACATCGCAATACGATTAGCAAGGTCTATCGCCAGCTTGAGGATACCGGATTTGTGGAGGCGTTGGCCGGGTCGGGAATTTATGTCCGCAAGCAAGGGGATGAGGCGGGAACGAAAACGCGATCGCCGTTATTTGAACAATACCCCCAAGCGCGTTCGATTGTCCAAGGCAGTTTGAATGAGTTACTTAAACAAGGCTGTACGCTGAGTGAGGCGCGGGAGTTATTCTTATCGGAGATTGACTGGCGCTTGCGGTGTAGCGCGCGGGTGTTGGTGACTGCACCGACTCAAGATATTGGGGTGGGTGAGTTGATGGCCAAGGAGTTGGAACAAGCGCTGCAAACGCCGCTGCAATTGGTTCCTCTAGAGGAGTTGAGTCACATTCTGGATCAAACGCGGTCGGGTACAGTGGTGACAAGTCGCTATTTTATCGCTGAAGCCGAAGCGATCGCAGCCCCTAAATCTGTTCGGGTGATTCCAGTGGACATCTACGACTATGGTAAGGAAATCGATCTGGTTAAGAATCTGCCAAAAGGGACGTGTTTGGGAATTGTTAGTCTCAGTTCTGGGATTTTGCGGGCCACTGAGGTGATTATCTACAGCCTCCGGGGAGACGATTTGTTGGTGATGACTGCCCAAATTACAGATCAATATAAGCTCAATGCTATGGTACGCTCTGCTCAGGTCATTGTCACCGACCCGGTCAGTTTTCCGGTGGTGAAGGCGGCGGTGTCTGCGGGTCGGGAGGATATTATTCGTCCGCCTCAGATTATTTGCTCGGATAATTACATTGGTACAAAGTCGATTAATCACCTCAAACGCGAGTTAGGCTTAGAGTAA
- a CDS encoding dienelactone hydrolase family protein, producing MLQTARVKISNGDFKLDAYLAQPEGEGSYPGVIVLQEIFGVNAHIREVTDRIAKEGYIAIAPALFQRQAPGFEAGYTEADIQEGREYKNQTTAAELLSDIQSAINYLKLFPYRKPGGMGCIGFCFGGHVAYLAATLEDIKATASFYGAGIATMTPGGGEPTLKRTSEIKGTLYAFFGNEDASIPREQVDQIEAELNKHRIPHGVFRYRGADHGFFCDHRASYNEAAASDAWTQVMQLFSRELQAT from the coding sequence ATGTTACAGACCGCTAGAGTTAAAATTTCCAATGGCGACTTCAAACTGGATGCTTACTTAGCGCAACCTGAAGGCGAGGGGAGTTATCCAGGGGTAATTGTCCTGCAAGAAATCTTCGGGGTGAACGCTCATATTCGCGAAGTTACCGATCGCATTGCCAAAGAAGGGTATATTGCGATCGCACCCGCCTTATTTCAGCGTCAGGCCCCCGGTTTTGAAGCAGGCTACACCGAAGCCGACATTCAAGAAGGACGAGAATACAAAAATCAAACCACCGCAGCCGAACTCCTCAGCGACATTCAATCCGCCATCAACTACCTTAAACTCTTCCCCTATCGCAAACCGGGCGGTATGGGGTGCATCGGCTTCTGCTTTGGGGGTCACGTCGCCTACCTCGCCGCTACCCTAGAGGATATTAAAGCCACAGCCTCGTTCTATGGGGCAGGAATCGCCACCATGACCCCTGGAGGTGGCGAACCGACCCTGAAGCGCACTTCCGAGATTAAAGGCACCCTCTACGCCTTTTTTGGCAACGAAGACGCCAGCATTCCCCGCGAACAAGTTGACCAAATTGAAGCCGAATTGAACAAGCACCGAATTCCCCACGGCGTTTTTCGCTATCGCGGTGCCGATCATGGCTTTTTCTGCGACCATCGAGCTAGTTACAATGAAGCGGCAGCATCTGATGCCTGGACGCAGGTGATGCAGCTTTTTAGTCGCGAACTCCAGGCCACCTAA
- a CDS encoding S1 RNA-binding domain-containing protein, with protein sequence MNSQSTSSKSLTSFTADDFAKALEQHDYNFQAGQVVNGKIIAHDNTGVYVDIGGKSAAFVPLAEASLSSDKPLAEVLPLHEEMDFLIVREQNEDGQVTLSRRQLEIKQRWNKVLQLQEENQSVQVRVTGTNKGGVTVNLKGLRGFIPRSHLLERENLEALVGESLTVSFIEVNLETRKLVLSQRLATQSASFSQFEVGQLVEGKISGIKPFGLFVDLGGATGLIHIKQISQNFVESIPSVFQLGQSVKAIIINLDEGRNRISLSTRVLENYPGEMIEKGEEVMASAEARRDRAAKQLLS encoded by the coding sequence ATGAACTCTCAATCGACCTCATCTAAATCGTTGACATCTTTTACCGCTGATGATTTCGCCAAAGCGCTTGAACAGCACGATTACAATTTTCAAGCCGGACAAGTGGTGAACGGTAAAATTATTGCTCACGATAATACTGGTGTCTACGTGGATATTGGCGGTAAGTCAGCCGCTTTTGTCCCCCTTGCAGAAGCCTCCCTCAGTTCGGACAAACCTTTGGCAGAGGTTTTACCCCTCCATGAGGAAATGGATTTTTTGATTGTCCGCGAACAAAATGAGGACGGACAAGTTACGCTGTCGCGGCGACAGTTGGAAATTAAGCAACGCTGGAATAAGGTTCTTCAGTTGCAAGAGGAGAATCAATCGGTACAAGTGCGCGTCACTGGAACGAACAAAGGTGGCGTTACGGTGAATCTCAAGGGGTTGCGCGGATTTATTCCTCGCAGCCACCTACTCGAAAGAGAGAATTTAGAGGCGCTTGTGGGTGAATCGCTAACGGTTAGTTTTATTGAGGTGAACCTAGAGACTCGTAAATTGGTGCTTTCTCAACGTCTGGCGACTCAATCGGCTAGTTTTAGTCAATTTGAAGTGGGTCAACTGGTTGAAGGCAAGATTTCTGGAATTAAACCGTTTGGTTTGTTTGTGGATTTAGGCGGAGCAACGGGCTTAATTCATATTAAGCAAATTAGCCAAAATTTTGTTGAGTCGATCCCTAGCGTGTTTCAACTTGGGCAATCGGTCAAAGCCATTATTATTAATTTGGATGAAGGCAGAAACCGCATTTCCTTATCTACCCGCGTTTTAGAAAATTATCCCGGCGAGATGATAGAAAAAGGCGAGGAAGTGATGGCCAGTGCCGAAGCCCGACGCGATCGCGCTGCCAAACAACTGTTAAGCTAA
- a CDS encoding Tab2/Atab2 family RNA-binding protein, which yields MAVIWELDFYSRPILDENQKKYWEVIICESPLTVQRSPDSLFRFSKFCDGTQVNSVWLKEALSEAIAKAPAPPSKIRFFRRQMNNMICKACKETGIDPIPSRYTVALQEWLKARETDFYPNQPGYDSASASTTSVSYPATTPQLLPDALQGQQWAYVNLEAQALDEMPEWEIAFGEAFPLALLDIDPQTSIPGLIIYSSRAVPLAAWMSGIELAYVKATFGTPARLTLESGASDAWILAQLSNPQTQQEGKNFEQAKQNAKGVHFLAIQSDPQSESFAGFWLLQEDH from the coding sequence ATGGCAGTCATTTGGGAACTTGATTTTTACTCGCGACCGATTCTGGATGAAAATCAGAAAAAATATTGGGAAGTCATCATTTGTGAAAGTCCTTTAACGGTTCAGCGATCGCCAGATTCGTTATTTCGCTTTAGCAAATTTTGTGACGGCACGCAAGTCAATTCCGTTTGGTTAAAAGAAGCCCTCTCGGAAGCGATCGCCAAAGCCCCCGCACCCCCCAGTAAAATCCGGTTCTTTCGGCGACAGATGAATAACATGATCTGCAAAGCCTGCAAAGAGACCGGGATCGATCCCATCCCTTCGCGTTACACCGTTGCCCTCCAGGAGTGGCTCAAAGCCAGAGAAACCGATTTTTACCCCAATCAGCCCGGATATGACTCCGCCTCGGCTAGCACGACCAGCGTCAGCTATCCAGCCACCACCCCGCAACTGTTACCCGATGCCTTACAAGGGCAACAATGGGCCTATGTCAACCTCGAAGCCCAAGCCTTAGATGAAATGCCAGAATGGGAAATTGCCTTTGGCGAAGCCTTCCCCCTAGCCCTACTAGACATCGATCCCCAAACCTCAATCCCCGGCCTGATTATTTACTCCTCGCGAGCCGTTCCCCTGGCCGCTTGGATGTCGGGAATTGAACTCGCCTATGTCAAAGCCACCTTCGGCACGCCCGCCCGCCTGACGCTGGAATCTGGGGCCAGCGACGCTTGGATTTTAGCCCAACTCAGCAATCCTCAAACCCAACAAGAAGGGAAAAACTTTGAACAAGCCAAGCAAAACGCCAAGGGCGTCCACTTTTTAGCCATCCAGTCCGATCCCCAATCAGAATCATTTGCTGGATTTTGGTTGTTGCAGGAGGACCATTAG
- a CDS encoding TldD/PmbA family protein has translation MSTDQLAEQLLELALKSGAEAAEVFESRSLSRTVFFEANRLKQQMSTQTEGTALRLWCSGRPGLAVAYGPVDAIALVEKAIALSHLNQPDLLGLAEPQCQDFYPDLGQSVPVEQLVNWGEQAIDWVRVAYPEVLCMGEWDCEAESIRLLNSKGLDCGYTDTTLSCYLTAEWVRGDDFLSVSDGQTLRGDLDVNGIVQQLLQRLEWASVNATPAVGRVPVLFTAKAADMLWGTVMAALNGKQVLEQASPWSKALGSQVVADRITLFQQPEAGPYSCPFDDEGIPTQPRVFIQNGVLESFYTDRTTGYLLGMGTTGNGFRPGLESYPTPSLFNLLVQPGTRSLEQLIAQLDNGVVVDQMLGSGAGISGDFSINVDLGYRIRNGEIVGRVKDTMVAGNVYQALKHGVELGSDAEWNGSCYTPSAIVEGLSVTGRNDN, from the coding sequence ATGAGCACCGACCAACTGGCAGAGCAGCTATTAGAACTCGCACTGAAGTCAGGGGCCGAGGCCGCAGAAGTCTTTGAGTCGCGATCGCTCTCGCGCACCGTCTTCTTTGAGGCCAACCGACTCAAACAACAGATGAGTACCCAAACCGAAGGGACTGCCCTGCGGCTGTGGTGTTCTGGGCGTCCCGGTTTAGCCGTCGCCTATGGCCCGGTTGATGCGATCGCCCTGGTGGAAAAAGCGATCGCCCTCTCGCACCTCAACCAGCCCGATCTATTGGGACTGGCCGAACCCCAATGCCAAGACTTCTATCCGGACTTAGGTCAGTCTGTCCCCGTCGAACAATTAGTGAATTGGGGGGAACAAGCCATCGATTGGGTGCGGGTCGCCTATCCCGAAGTTTTGTGTATGGGAGAATGGGACTGCGAAGCCGAAAGCATCCGCCTGCTCAACTCCAAAGGCCTTGACTGCGGCTATACCGACACCACCCTCAGTTGCTACCTCACCGCCGAATGGGTGCGCGGCGATGATTTCCTCAGCGTCAGCGACGGCCAAACCCTCCGGGGTGATTTAGACGTGAATGGGATTGTTCAACAACTGCTACAACGCCTAGAATGGGCCAGCGTTAACGCCACCCCTGCCGTTGGACGCGTCCCCGTTCTATTTACTGCTAAAGCGGCCGATATGCTGTGGGGAACCGTGATGGCCGCTTTAAATGGCAAACAAGTTTTAGAACAGGCCTCGCCCTGGAGTAAAGCGCTGGGTTCCCAAGTCGTCGCCGATCGAATTACCTTATTCCAACAACCGGAAGCAGGACCCTATAGCTGTCCGTTTGACGATGAAGGGATTCCCACTCAACCGAGAGTGTTTATTCAAAATGGCGTCCTCGAAAGTTTTTATACAGACCGGACAACCGGCTATCTTTTGGGAATGGGAACCACCGGGAATGGATTTCGACCCGGTTTAGAAAGCTATCCCACACCCTCCCTGTTCAACCTGTTGGTGCAACCCGGAACGCGATCGCTCGAACAACTGATTGCTCAACTCGATAACGGCGTCGTTGTCGATCAAATGTTGGGATCGGGGGCGGGAATTTCCGGCGATTTTTCCATCAACGTCGATCTCGGCTATCGCATCCGCAATGGCGAGATTGTCGGTCGAGTCAAAGACACAATGGTTGCTGGGAACGTCTATCAAGCCCTCAAACATGGGGTGGAACTCGGTAGCGATGCCGAGTGGAATGGCTCGTGCTATACTCCCTCCGCCATTGTGGAAGGACTTTCAGTCACGGGGAGAAACGATAACTAA